GACGTGCGGGTGAGGCGCGTCGGGACGGCCCGGTAGCGCGTGACCGGGCCGTCCCCTGCTGTTCGCGACCGGGCGGGCGGGGAGCGCGGGCAGGGGGAAGCGGCCCCTCACGCCCGCAGCGCGGCCACCGCCCCCCGCGCCAGTTCGTCCAAGTACCCCTTCGGCAGCCCCGCGCGGACCACCACGAGCCGCCAGTACAGCGGCCCCACGATGAGGTCCAGCGCCCTGTCGGGGTCCGTCGGCTCCGGGAGTTCGCCGCGGGCCACCGCGTCCCGTACCACCAGCGCCGCCACCCCCTGCTGGGGGTCCAGCAGCGCCGTCTTGATCGCGTCGGAGATTTCCGGGTGGCGTGCCGCCTCCACCAGCAGGTCCGGGATGACCTGCGAGGCCACCGGGTGGCGCAGGGCGTGCGACGCCACCTCGAGCAGGGCCCGCACATCCCCGTAGAGCGAACCCGTCGCCGGCGCCGGCAGCCCCTCGGCCGCGAACGCCGAGACCAGGTCGAGCACCAGCGACAGTTTCGACTTCCACCGCCGGTAGACCGCCGTCTTGCCGACGCCCGCCCGCCGCGCGATCCCCTCGATCGACATCCGTGCGAAGCCCACGGCGGCCAGCTCCTCGAAGACGGCCGCGCGAATGGCGTCGGTCACGTCCTCCCGGAGCACCGCGGCTCCCGCGGGAGCGCGACGTGGTGTTCCCGGATCTGTGGTCATGCACAGAGCATAGCGTCACGACGAGACGGTTGCGTTGCGACGTAACTCCGTCCTACTCTTCCCGTAGCGACGATACGGGTCCGTTCCATCGCACCCCATCGCCGGCGCCGTCCCGTCTCCGCCCCCGCGCCTGTCGAAAGCGAGCACTGTGAGACGCAAGCCGACCGCCCGGCCAGAGCCCCGGCCGGAGCCCCGCCCCGAGCCTCACCCAGGGCCTCACGGGCCTCACCCAGGGGCCCGCCCAGAGCTGACCCAACCGGGCCCGGACACCGGGGACGGCACGTCCGAACTCGCCGCACTCGCCGCCCGCCACGGCCTCACCGTCAGCGGCGCCCGCCCCACCCTGCGCGCGTACATCGGCGGGCTCTGGTCCCGCCGCCACTTCATCGTCGCCTTCGCCACCGCCCGGCTGACCGCCCAGTACAGCCAGGCCAAGCTGGGCCAGATCTGGCAGGTCATGACCCCGCTGCTGAACGCGGCGGTCTACTACTTCATCTTCGGCATGCTGCTCGACACCAGCAAGCACGTGCCCGACTTCATCCCGTTCCTCGTCACCGGCGTGTTCATCTGGACCTTCACCGCCAACTCGATCATGGCCGGCACCCGCGCGATCTCCGGCAACATCGGCCTCGTACGCGCCCTGCACTTCCCCCGCGCGAGTCTGCCGATCGCCATCGCGCTCCAGCAGCTCCAGCAGCTGCTCTTCTCCCTCGCCGCGCTGCTCGCCATCCTGGTCTGCTTCGGGCAGCTCCCCCAGGCCGGCTGGCTGCTCGCGGTCCCGGCACTGATCCTGCAGGCCGTGTTCAACACCGGCATTTCGATGATCATGGCGCGGCTGGCCGGCAGGACCCCGGACATCGCCCAGCTGATGCCGTTCATCCTGCGCACCTGGATGTACGTCTCCGGTGTGATGTGGTCGATCGACAAGGTGCTCGGCCACGACAAGGTGCCGCACATCGTCAAGCTGGCGCTGCAGTGCAACCCGGCCGCGGTCTACATCGACCTCATGCGCTTCGCGCTCATCGACAGCTTTACCGCCGCTCAACTCCCCCCGCACGTCTGGGCCGTGGCCCTCTTCTGGGCAGTGCTCTTCGGGGCGGGCGGATTCCTGTACTTCTGGAAGGCAGAGGAGGAGTACGGCCGTGGCTGACTCCAGGGTTCCCACCGTCGTCGTCGACGGTGTCCACATCACGTACAAGGTGCACGGCTCCCGCACCGGCAAGGGCAGCGCCACCACCGCACTCAGCCGGATCGTCTCCCGCAGGGCTGCCCCCGGCATACGCGAGGTGCACGCCGTCAAGGGCGTCAGCTTCGCCGCGTACAAGGGCGAGGCGATCGGCCTGATCGGCTCGAACGGCTCGGGCAAGTCGACCCTGCTCAAGGCCATCGCGGGTCTGCTGCCACCCACCAAGGGCAAGGTCTTCACCGAGGGCCAGCCCTCACTGCTGGGCGTGAACGCCGCGCTGATGGGCGATCTGACCGGCGAGCGCAACGTCATCCTCGGCGGACTCGCGATGGGCATGACCCGCGAGCAGATCCACGAGCGCTACGACGACATCGTCGACTTCTCGGGGATCAACGAAAAGGGCGACTTCATCTCGCTGCCGATGCGCACGTACTCCTCCGGCATGGGCGCCCGGCTGCGCTTCTCGATCGCCGCCGCGAAGAGCCATGACGTACTGCTGATCGACGAGGCGCTCTCCACCGGCGACGCCCGCTTCCAACGACGCAGCCGGGAGCGCATCGACGAGCTGCGCCAGGAGGCCGGCACGGTCTTCCTGGTCAGCCACAGCAACGGAACGATCACCCAGACCTGCGACCGCGCGATCTGGCTGGAGGCAGGGACGCTGCGGATGGACGGTCCCGCCAAGGAGGTCGTCGCGGCCTACGAGGCGGTCACGGGCGGCAGGAAATAGCCTCGACATACGCCAGAAAATGCCCCAAAGCGGGCTAAAGTGCGGCCCGATGACGACTCATCGGATCGCCCGGCCCGCCCCTGGCTCCGCCCAGCCCGCTCCTGACTCCGCCCGGCCCGCCCCTGGCTCTCCGCCCCGCCACGGCTCCGCACAGGCCACCGCCCTCGGCGCCGTCTGGGCGGCCACCCGCATCGCGATGCTGCTCCTGCTCATCGTCGACCGGCTCGGCGACAGCGGAGTCGCCGGCGAGGTGCACACCCTCTACCGGAGCTGGTACGAGCAGCTCAGCCAGGGCGCGTTCCCCCTGGACGACGTCACCTGGCAGTACCCGCCCGGCGCCGCGCTGGTGTTCCTCTCCCCCGGGACGCTGCCCTGGCTCACCTACTTCCAGGCCTTCGTCGCACTCACCCTCCTCGCCGACGCGGTCGTCACCCTCGCGCTCGCCCGCGCGGGAGTGCACGGCGCCTGGATGTGGGTGTGCGGGCTGCCGCTCCTGCTGCACCTCCCCTTCGCGCGGTACGACGTGCTGGTCACCGCCATCGCCGTGGTCGCCCTGCTCGCCATGCGGGGACGGCCGCGCCTCGGCGGGGCGCTCGCCGGGCTCGGCGCGATGATCAAGGTCTGGCCGCTGCTCACCGTGCTCGGCACACCCCGGGGACGTACGACACGCGCCGCCTGGCTCTCGGCGGCCGCCTCCGCCGCCGCGCTGTTCGCCGCCCTCACCCTCGGCTTCACGCACACCCTGGACTTTCTGCGGCAACAGGGCGCCAGGGGCGTCCAGATCGAGTCGCTCGGCGGGACCGCGCTCCAGCTCGCGCGGAAGGCGGGCTGGGCGGGCAAGGTCAGCTACCAGTACGGGGCCTTCGAGTTCACCGGCCCCTATGTGTCGAGCGTG
The Streptomyces lunaelactis genome window above contains:
- a CDS encoding TetR/AcrR family transcriptional regulator, translated to MTTDPGTPRRAPAGAAVLREDVTDAIRAAVFEELAAVGFARMSIEGIARRAGVGKTAVYRRWKSKLSLVLDLVSAFAAEGLPAPATGSLYGDVRALLEVASHALRHPVASQVIPDLLVEAARHPEISDAIKTALLDPQQGVAALVVRDAVARGELPEPTDPDRALDLIVGPLYWRLVVVRAGLPKGYLDELARGAVAALRA
- a CDS encoding ABC transporter permease, producing MTQPGPDTGDGTSELAALAARHGLTVSGARPTLRAYIGGLWSRRHFIVAFATARLTAQYSQAKLGQIWQVMTPLLNAAVYYFIFGMLLDTSKHVPDFIPFLVTGVFIWTFTANSIMAGTRAISGNIGLVRALHFPRASLPIAIALQQLQQLLFSLAALLAILVCFGQLPQAGWLLAVPALILQAVFNTGISMIMARLAGRTPDIAQLMPFILRTWMYVSGVMWSIDKVLGHDKVPHIVKLALQCNPAAVYIDLMRFALIDSFTAAQLPPHVWAVALFWAVLFGAGGFLYFWKAEEEYGRG
- a CDS encoding ABC transporter ATP-binding protein gives rise to the protein MADSRVPTVVVDGVHITYKVHGSRTGKGSATTALSRIVSRRAAPGIREVHAVKGVSFAAYKGEAIGLIGSNGSGKSTLLKAIAGLLPPTKGKVFTEGQPSLLGVNAALMGDLTGERNVILGGLAMGMTREQIHERYDDIVDFSGINEKGDFISLPMRTYSSGMGARLRFSIAAAKSHDVLLIDEALSTGDARFQRRSRERIDELRQEAGTVFLVSHSNGTITQTCDRAIWLEAGTLRMDGPAKEVVAAYEAVTGGRK
- a CDS encoding glycosyltransferase family 87 protein; amino-acid sequence: MTTHRIARPAPGSAQPAPDSARPAPGSPPRHGSAQATALGAVWAATRIAMLLLLIVDRLGDSGVAGEVHTLYRSWYEQLSQGAFPLDDVTWQYPPGAALVFLSPGTLPWLTYFQAFVALTLLADAVVTLALARAGVHGAWMWVCGLPLLLHLPFARYDVLVTAIAVVALLAMRGRPRLGGALAGLGAMIKVWPLLTVLGTPRGRTTRAAWLSAAASAAALFAALTLGFTHTLDFLRQQGARGVQIESLGGTALQLARKAGWAGKVSYQYGAFEFTGPYVSSVARLSLLLTAVALGWLLLWRVRARYWTTATPFDASLAAVLIFTVTSRVISPQYMVWLLGLAAVCLTSRHTTQRPVALLLLPAAALSTLAYPLLYQDVLDGTPLGVLLMVVRNGLLVTAAALSCRRLWTATATRTSVAGRAPVLTSPSGD